The DNA region TTCTTGGTCGGGAAGGTCGCCCACCCGAGCAGGCCGTCGTCGATCTCGCCGATGTAGACGTTGAGCGCGTTGTCGCCGCCCTGGCGCAGCGTCGACTTCATCTCCCGCTCCCCGGCCGAGCCGGAGATGATCGGGTACCAGGCCGGGTTGATCGTGGTCTCCTGGCCGGCCACCTGGAACGAGAACGGCGTGCCGGCGTACGCCGCGTTGAGCACGTCGATCTGCGCGTCGATGTTCGCCTGCGGGACGACACCGGTGGTGGCGTCCTCCTGGATGACGTGGATGTAGGTCGGGATGGTCGTCGGGCCGAGGTTGGCGCTGCCGCCCTTCTTCCCATGCGCGGCCAGCGCGCTGGAGAGCGCCTTCTCCTTGGCGTCGGCCTGCTTCGCGCTCAGATGGTTCGTGTCGCGGACCTGCTTGGTGCCTTCGGCGACACGAGCCGCTCCGACCTCGTGCGGGTCGAAGCAGGCGCCGCCTCCTGCCTCCGCCTGCATCGCAGTCGCGGGAGCCGCGGCCGCCAGACCTGATGCCACGAGCACTCCGAGCGCGCCCATCGCCGCTGCTCTGCCGGCCAGCTTGGGAATCGACATGGGTATCCCTTCCTGAGACAAGTTGCCTCAGGCTAGGGCAGAAATACCCCAAGGGGAACCGCTCTACGGAGAATTTGCTGTTGGGGCGGCGGAACGCCGAACGATCAGCCGCAGGCCGGTGCGGCCGGCAGCGGAGCGGGCACGCCGACCGACGGCATACCCAGTCCCACCGAACGCCCCTCGGGCTCGGTCCGGCCCTGGCGCGCCTCCCAGGCGTCGCCGGAACGGGTGCGACGCACCTCGAGCACCGGGTTGTCGGCCACCAGGTGGTGCGGAGCCGCGTAGGTGATCTCGACCTTCACCATGTCGCCGGGACGTACGCCCTCGGCACCGGCCACGTTGAAGTGCACCAGTCGGTTGTCAGGAGCACGACCGGAGAGGCGGTGGGTCTCGGCGTCCTTGCGGCCCTCTCCCTCGGCGACCATCAGCTCGAGCGTACGTCCGACGTTCTTCTTGTTCTCCTCGTAGGCGATCTCGTTGACGAGGTCGACGAGCCGGCCGTAGCGGTCCTTGACGACCTCGGGCGAGATCTGGTCGGGGAGGTCGGCGGCAGGGGTGCCGGGGCGCTTGGAGTACTGGAAGGTGAAGGCGCTCGCGAACCGCGACTCGCGCACCACGTCGAGGGTGGCCTGGAAGTCCTCCTCGGTCTCGCCGGGGAAGCCGACGATGATGTCGGTGGTGATCGCCGCGTGCGGGATCGCCGCGCGGACGCGCTCGATGATGCCGAGGAACTTGGTCGACCGGTAGGAGCGCCGCATCGCCTTCAGCACACGGTCGGAGCCGGACTGCAGCGGCATGTGCAGCGAGGGCATCACGTTGGGGGTCTCGGCCATCGCCTCGATGACGTCGTCGGTGAACTCGGCGGGGTGCGGCGACGTGAACCGGACGCGCTCCAGCCCCTCGATCTCGCCACAGGCCCGCAGCAGCTTCGAGAAGGCCTGCCGGTCGCCGAACTCCACGCCGTAGGCGTTGACGTTCTGGCCCAGCAGCGTCACCTCGGTGACACCCTCGGCGACCAGCGCCTCGATCTCGGCGAGGATCTCGCCCGGTCGCCGGTCCTTCTCCTTGCCCCTCAGCGAGGGCACGATGCAGAAGGTGCAGGTGTTGTTGCAGCCGACGCTGACCGACACCCAGGCGGCGTAGGCCGACTCGCGCTTGGTCGGCAGCGTGGACGGGAAGACCTCGAGGGACTCCAGGATCTCGACCTGGGCCTCCTCCTGCACCCGGGCGCGCTCGAGCAGCACCGGGAGCGAGCCGATGTTGTGCGTCCCGAACACCACGTCGACGTACGGCGCCTTCTCGGTGATCGTCGCCCGGTCCTTCTGCGCGAGGCAGCCGCCGACGGCGATCTGGAGGTCGGGGTTGGCCTCCTTGATCGGGGCCAGGTGGGAGAGGTTGCCGTAGAGCTTGTTGTCGGCGTTCTCCCGGACCGCGCAGGTGTTGAAGACGACCACGTCGGCCTGCGTGCCCGCGCTCGCCTTGAGGTAGCCCGCATCCTCGAGCAGCCCGGAGAGGCGCTCGGAGTCGTGGACGTTCATCTGGCACCCGTAGGTGCGGACTTCGTAGGTGCGCACCGCCGAAGCGGAGCCAGAGGCGATCGACGTAGTCATAGCGCCTTCAAGCGTACGACCGCAGGGGCCGCGCGGAGGAATCCAGCGCGGACGGCGGTGGCGGCCCGGCGTACTGAATCTTGTTGGTTATCTGCTTGTAACCGATACCGGGGACCAAGTCATGGATGTGCAATGCAGGATGTGGTTAGGTCTGCGGCATGACCGTGCTTGACACAGATCCCACCAGCGCACCTTCGGGAGACGCCCTGGTGGTGCTCGACCATGTCGACAAGCACTACGGCGACCTGCACGTGCTCCAGGACATCAACCTGGAGATCAAGCGTGGCGAGGTCGTCGTGGTGATCGGGCCCTCGGGCTCCGGGAAGTCGACCCTCTGCCGCACGATCAACCGGCTGGAGACGATCGATTCGGGCACGATCACGCTCGACGGCAAGGAGCTCCCCGCGGAGGGCAAGGGCCTGGCCAAGCTGCGCGCCGAGGTCGGGATGGTCTTCCAGAGCTTCAACCTCTTCGCCCACAAGACGATCCTGCAGAACGTCACGCTCGGCCCGATGAAGGTGCGCAAGCTCAAGAAGGCCGACGCCGAGGCCGAGGCGAAGAAGCTGCTCGACCGCGTGGGCGTCGGCGCCCAGGCCGCGAAGTATCCGGCGCAGCTCTCCGGAGGCCAGCAGCAGCGCGTCGCGATCGCCCGGGCGCTGGCGATGAAGCCGCAGGTGATGCTCTTCGACGAGCCGACCTCCGCCCTCGACCCGGAGATGGTCAAGGAGGTGCTCGACGTCATGGTCAGCCTCGCCAAGGAGGGCATGACGATGATCGTGGTCACCCACGAGATGGGCTTCGCCCGCGTCGCCGCCGACCGCGTCGTCTTCATGGCCGACGGCCAGATCGTCGAGTCGAACACCCCTGCCGAGTTCTTCGACAACCCGCAGTCCGAGCGCGCCAAGGACTTCCTCGGCAAGATCCTCAAACACTGAACGTACGTCTCGGGTGAGCCGCTGAGCTCGCGAACCCTGCAATGCACCAACACTCATATCCCAGAAGGTGGATTCGATGAAGTTCAAGAAGATCGCCGCGGTCGTGGGCGCCCTTGCGCTCGCCGGCTCGCTCGCTGCCTGTGGCGGCAGCGACGACACCGGCTCCGACGCCGGCGGCGACAAGATCAAGATCGGCATCAAGTTCGACCAGCCGGGTCTCGGCTTCAAGGAGGCCGACGGCTCCTACTCGGGCTTCGACGTCGACATGGCGACCTACATCGCCGAGGGCCTCGGCTACGAGGGCGACCAGATCGAGTTCGTCGAGGCCGTCTCCGCCAACCGCGAGACCTTCCTCAAGGACGGCACCGTCGACATGATCCTGGCGACCTACTCGATCACCGACGAGCGCAAGGCCGAGGTCGACTTCGCCGGTCCGTACTACATCGCCGGTCAGGACCTCCTGGTCGCCGCCGACAACACCGACATCACCGGCCCCGACACGCTCGACGGCAAGAAGCTCTGCTCGGTGACCGGCTCGACCTCGGCCCAGAAGGTCAAGGACGAGTACGCCAAGGGCGTCCAGCTGCAGGAGTTCGACACCTACAGCAAGTGCGTCACCGCGATCGAGGGCGGCCAGCTCGACGCGATGACCACCGACGACATCATCCTCGCGGGCTACGCCCAGCAGGACCCGGGCAAGTTCAAGATCGTCGGCGCCCCGTTCTCGGAGGAGAACTACGGCGTCGGTCTGCCCAAGGGCAGCAAGGACCGCGACAAGATCAACGACCTGATCGAGCAGTCCTTCGAGGACGGCGCCTGGGAGAAGGCGTTCAACGACAACCTCGGTGAGTCCGGCTACGAGCTGCCGGAGCCGCCGGCGGTCGACCGCTACTGAGTGACCCACGGGGCAGGGGAGTCCGCTCCCCTGCCCCGTCGGCACGTCCAGCGCAAGAAATTTGGAAGGACCAATGGACCTCATCTCCGAGAGCGGGTCAGTCATCCTGACCTCGTTCGGGCTGACCTTGAGACTCGCCATCTTCAGCGGCATCTTCTCGCTGCTGCTCGGCGTGGTGCTCGCAACGTTCCGGGTCTCACCGGTTCCCGTGCTGCGCTGGATCGGCTCGGCCGTCGTCTACACGTTCCGCAACACTCCGCTGACCCTGGTCATGTTCTTCACGCTCTTCGGACTGAGCTACCAGCTCGGCGTCAGCTTCGACAAGGAACTGCTCTACCGGAACAACTTCTGGCTGGCAGTCCTGGCGCTCAGCGTCTACACCTCGACGTTCGTGTGTGAGGTGCTCCGTTCAGGCATCAACACGGTGCCGCTCGGACAGGCCGAGGCGGCCCGTGCGATCGGGCTGACCTTCACCCAGAACCTCCGCCTGATCGTGCTGCCCCAGGCGCTGCGGTCGGTGATCAACCCGCTCGCGAGCGTCCTGATCGCGATGACCAAGAACACGACGGTCGCCGTCACCATCGGCGTCACCACCGCCACCATGGTCAACGAGGCCTCGGGGCAGATGAAGTCGCTGATGGAGCGCAACTCCGACCAGATCCTGCTGATCTTCATCATCTTCGCGGTCGGCTTCATGATCCTGACCCTGCCCATCGGCTTCGTCGCCGGCTGGGCCGCCAAGCGATTCGCGGTGATCCGATAATGAGCGCCTCAGTTCTGTACGACACCCCCGGCCCGCGCGGCAAGGCGCTCAACTGGGTCTACTCGGCCTTCGCCCTCGTGGTCCTGGCCTGGGTGGCCTGGATCGTCTACTCCAAGTTCGACGAGACCGGCCAGTGGGCCGCCGACAAGTGGAAGCCATTCCTCGAGGCGCCGGTCTGGGAGAACTTCCTCATCCCCGGTCTCCTGGGCACGCTGAGCGCCTTCGCGGCCGGTGCCGTGCTCGCGCTCGCGTTCGGGTTCGTCTTCGCAGTCGGCCGCCTCTCGCAGAGCCGGCTCATCAGCGTCCCCAGTGCCGTGGTCGTGGAGTTCTTCCGGGCGATCCCGATGCTGCTGCTGATGATGTTCATCTACTTCGCCCAGAGCGGCATGCTCGGCCTCGAGACCAGCGTCTTCTGGGCGGTCGTCCTCGGTCTCATGCTCTACAACGGCTCGGTGCTGGCCGAGGTGATCCGGGCCGGCGTGAACGCCCTGCCGAAGGGGCAGTCGGAGGCCGGTGTCGCGATCGGGCTCTCGCCCGGCCAGGTGATGCGTACGATCCTGCTGCCGCAGGCCGTGCGCTCGATGCTGCCGGCGATCATCGCTCAGCTCGTGGTGCTCCTCAAGGACACCGCGCTCGGCTACATCCTCGCCTACGACGAGCTGCTCAACCAGATCAACAAGATCGAGGGCAACTACGACAACCTGATCCCCGCGGCGATCGTCGTGGCGCTGATCTACATCTCGATCAACACGATCCTCGGTCTCGTGGCCAACTTCGTCGAAGCCCGTACGCGGCGAGTCGCTCACACCGCCGGCCCCGTCGGCACCGCAGAGGACCCGGACGTGCAGACCGCGACGGCGGCCGGAATGCCGGGTGGCGCCGCCTGACGCGGTCATGGACAGACGCAACGGCCCGCTGCCCCTCGGGGCAGCGGGCCGTTGCGTACCTGCTGCTACTTCTTCTTCGGGGTCACCCAGAGGTTGATGGTGCCCTCGATGACGACAGTGCCGTCCTCCCGGATGCCCTTGACGCGGACGGCGAGGTCGCCGTCGGCGGTCTCCCAGTCCTCCTGGTCGGTCTCCGCGATGCAGGTGATGTCGGAGGTCGCCTTCGCGGTGTAGGAGACGGTCATCCCCTTGGGGATCCAGCGCTTGTCGCGCGGGATGGTGACCTCCGCAAGGGCACCCATCGCCATCTCGAGACCGTTGCACAGCGCGATGGCGTGAACGGTCCCGATGTGGTTGTGGTTGCCCTTGCGGTTGGGCACGATGACCTCGGCGTAGTTGGGCCGCAGCTGGTTGACCAGCGGGTGGATGGACCCGAAGTACGGCGCCTTCTTCGCGAATGCGACCGAGAATGCTCGCTTGCCCACAACCGGCACGCGGTTGAAGGACTTCCAGAGGTCGTAGAGCTGGCTCATGGCGGTCAGGTTACCCGAGGGTAACCCCCTCCCCTCTCCTGGCCCGAGATCAGGAGAGGGAGAGGAAGACCTTCTCGAGCTCCTCGATCTGCTCCGGGCGGTCTCCGTCGGCGTGCGCACGGCGCAGCTCGTTGGAGAGCAGCGCGAAGGCTGCCTTGTCGAGGGCGCGGGTCACTGCCTTGAGCTGGCCGACCACATCGGCGAGCTCGCGGCCGTCTTCGATCATGCGGAGCACGCCACCGAGCTGGCCCTGAGCCCGGCGGACTCGATTGACCACGCTCGTCGTCTCCGCGTCCCGAGGCTGGGGGACGGTCACGTCGTCAGTCAAAGTCTTGCCTTCCATCGTTTCTGGCATCGTTCCTGGCATCGTTGTTGTATCCCCCGGGGGACAACGGTCCAGACCAGTTGGCGTTACGGTTCTTTTTGCTTGATTCCAGTTTTCGCCTACATGGACCAGAAGTTCGTGCTAAACGGCGGTCGGCCACACGATCTCGACGCGGTTGCCGAAGGGATCACGGACGTGGAAGCGCTGGAACCCGTCGGCGTTGTGGCGCTGGCTCCAGTCGACGTCGAAGCCCAGCTGCGCGAGCTTCGCCCCCAGCGCCTCCAGCTCTGCCTCGGTCTCGACGGCCAGGGCGGGATGAGCCTTCACCGGCGGCCGGTGCGGATCCTCGACCCCGAGATGGATCTCCGCGCCGCCCGGCGATCGGAACCAGGCGCCCCCTCGCTTGGCCAGCTCGGCCGGCTTCGGCACCTCGGTCAGCCCGAGCCCGTCGGCGTAGAACGTCCTGGCCTCGTCCTCGCGGTCGGCGGGCATGCCGACCTGTACGTGGTGGATGCGCATCATGCCGCCAGCCTGCGGGCGACCACGAAGACGCGGCGGAACGGGAGCAGGACGAAACTGTTTCCTACGGAATCATTTCGTACGGGATAGGCCTGTGCCAGACGGTTCTTGAGCTCCTCGGCGAACGGCTCGAAGAGCCCGGCCTTCTCCAGCGCGGCCGCGGTGGGCCGCAGGCTCGTTCCGGCGATCCAGGTGAAGACCGGATCCTCACCGGTCAGCACGTGCAGGTAGGTCGTCTCCCAGGCATCGACCGCGAAGCCCTCGTTCACGAGCACGTCGTAGTAGTCGGCCGGATCGTGCGACCCGGGCGCCTCGAGGTGGCCGGCATGCTCGGCGTACGGCTCCTCCGCCGCCAGTTCCTCGCGGAGCCGGTGACTGGGCTCGTCGAAGTTGCCCGGGACCTGGAAGGCGAACCAGCCGTCGTCGCTCACGGCACGGGCGAGCGCCGGCAACAGCTCCAGGTGGCCGGGAACCCACTGCAGAGTCGCGTTGGAGAGGAGTACGTCGACAGACCCCGGCGCCGCCGAGTCGGCCCAGTCGCGAAGGTCCGCCACCGCGAAGTCGACACCGTCGACGGTCGAGCGCGCCTTGTCGATCATCGCAGAGCTGGAGTCCAGGCCGACGACCCTCGCTCCCGGCCAGCGTCCCGCCGCCAGGGCGGTCAGGTTGCCAGGACCGCAGCCCAGGTCGACCACCGACTTCGGCTGGTCCGCGGCGACCCGGCGGAGCAGGTCACCGAAGGGGCGGCCTCGCTCATCGGAGTAGGTCAGATAGCGCTCGGGATCCCATGCGGTCATGGCGTACGTCCTCTCAATTTCTCTTGATGTCAAGATATTCCGATCGTCCTCCCGACTTGTCTCGATGTCAAGATTCTCGATGAGGCGAACTTGGGCTACGCTCGACGCCATGCGCGACGAAGTCGACGACCTGAGCGAGGCTTGGGCACACGAGCGGCCCGATCTCGACCTGGGCCCTGTGGAGATCTTCTCTCGTCTCTCCCGCCTCTCGCGCCACCTCGACCTCGCTCGACGTGACGCGTTCTCCGGATCCGGGATCGAGTCCTGGGAGTTCGACGTGCTCGCCGCGCTGCGGCGTGCCGGCGACCCCTACGAGCTCTCCCCCGGCCGGCTGCTGCGCGAGACCCTGGTGACCAGCGGGACCATGACCAACCGCGTCGACCGGCTCGCCTCGCGCGGCCTGGTCGAGCGGCTGCCGGACCCGGCGGACCGCCGCGGCGTGCTCGTGCGCCTCACCCCCGACGGCAAGGCGACCGTCGACAGCGCCTTCGAAGCCCTGCTCGCAGCCGAGCGGGAGTTCCTCGACGGCCTCTCCGCCGACCAGCAGAGCCAGCTCACCGATCTGCTGCGCCGGCTGCTGGTCCCCTTCTCGTCCTGACCAAGGCCGCGAGCCGCCGACCAGCACTCCCCGAAGGGGCTACTCAAGCACCTCGGCCGCCTCGAGCCACTCCAGCTCGAGGTCGTCCTTCTCGGCGGCGAGCTGGTCCAGCTCGGCGCTGAGCTCGGCGAGGCGGGCGTAGTCGTTGACGGCCTCGGCCATCGCGAGCTCGAGCTTCTGCTGCTGCTCGCCGATCCGCTCGAGCTGCTTGTCGATCCGAGCGATGACCTTCTTCGCGGCTCGCTCCTCGGCCGAGCCGGGCTTCGCTTTCGCCGCGCCCGCCGGTGACGTCTCGGCCGACGCGAGCGACGCCTCGGCCTGCGGGGCCGACGCCTCGGCAGGGATCGGGAGGCGGCGCTCGAGATACTCGTCGACACCGCGCGGCAGCATCGAGATCTGGCCGTCGCCCAGGAGCGCCCAGATGGAGTCGGTGACGCGCTCGAGGAAGTAGCGGTCGTGGGAGACCACGATCAGGGTGCCGGGCCAGGCGTCGAGGAAGTCCTCGAGCACGTTGAGCGTCTCGATGTCGAGGTCGTTGGTGGGCTCGTCGAGCAGCAGGACGTTCGGCTCGGTCAGGAGCAGACGCAGCAGCTGGAAGCGGCGGCGCTCACCACCGGAGAGGTCGCCGATGCGGGTGACCAGCTTGTCGCCGGTGAAGCCGAAGCGCTCGAGCATCGAGGTCGCCGAGAGCTCCTGGCCGTCGGTCGTCTTCGTGACCCGCCTGATCGACTCCACCGTCGGCAGCACCCGGGCCTCGGGGTCGAGGTCGTCGAGCTGCTGGGTCAGGTGCTGGAGCGCGATGGTGCGGCCGTGGCGTACCTTCCCCGCCGCAGGCGCCAGGGACCCGTCCAACAGGGAGAGCATCGAGGTCTTGCCGGCGCCGTTGACGCCGACGATGCCGATCCGGTCGCCCGGACCGATCCGCCAGGTGGCGTGCGACAGCAGCTGCCGCTCACCGCGGTAGAGGTCGACGTCCTCGACGTCGATGACGTCCTTGCCGAGCCGCTGCGTGGCGAACTTCTGCAGCTCGAAGCGGTCGCGCGGCGGAGGTACGTCCTCGATGAGCTGGTTGGCGGCGTCGATGCGGAACTTCGGCTTGGACGTACGCGCCGGGGCGCCGCGGCGCAGCCAGGCCAGCTCCTTGCGGACCAGGTTCTGGCGGCGTACCTCGGAGGCCGCCGCCTGGCGCTGCCTCTCGGCCTTCGCCAGCACGAAGGCGGCATAGCCACCCTCGTAGGCGTCGACCTGGCCGTCGTGGACCTCCCAGGTGAACTGGCACACGGCGTCGAGGAACCAGCGGTCGTGGGTGACCACGACGAGTGCGGAGGTGCGCGCGGCCAGGTGGGAGGCGAGCCAGGCCACGGCCTCGACGTCGAGGTGGTTGGTGGGCTCGTCGAGCACGATCAGGTCGTGCTCCCCGAGCAGCAGCTCGGCCAGCGCACAGCGACGACGCTCGCCACCGGACAGCCCCATCACCGCCCGGTCGAGATCGATCCCGGCCAGCAGCTGCTCGACGATCTCGCGCAGCGCGGGTACCCCGGCCCACTCGTGGTCCGAGCGGCCACCGAGCACCGCCTCGCGGACGGTGTGGGAGTCGACGAGCTGGTCACCCTGGTGCAGAAACCCCACGAGCAGGCCACGCTGGCGCGAGACCCGGCCGGAGTCGGGCTCCTCCAGACCGGTCATCACCTGCAGCAGCGTCGTCTTCCCGTCACCGTTGCGGCCGACGATGCCGACCCGGTCGCCGGCGTTGATGCCGAGGGAGACGTCGTCGAGGAGGGGCCGGATGCCGTAGGCCTTGGAGACGTGCTCGAGGTTGAGGAGGTTCGCCATATCGCCTCCCATTGTCCCCGAGGGCGGTGAGGCGGCCTGCATCGCGGCGGCCATCCAGTGGCACACCGAGCGGACGAAGAGCCCCTGACCTGCCTAGACTGCGTGCAATGGTCGAGAAGACGCTCCGCGAGCACACCCACGGCTCGCGTCAGATGATCCTCGAAGCAGCGCTCCGCCTGGCGGCCGAGCGCGGCTATGTCGGCACGACGATGGCGCTGGTCCGGCGCGCGACCGGCCTCCCGCCGTCCTCCCTCTACTGGCACTTCCCCAACAAGGATCAGCTTCTCGCCGACGCGCTCGAGCACGGCTACACCCGCTGGCACCGGGCCGTGCCCCGATGGGAGGAGACGCCCAGGAAGGGCGACCTGCGCGAAGGGCTGCTGGCCAACCTGCGGCGTACGACCTCGGACACCCGCGACGCCAACGCCGACTGGTGGCGGATGGGCCTGATGCTCGCCCTCGAGTCCGGACCGACGGTCGGCGACGGCCCCCGTCAGCGCTTCCTCCAGATCCGCACGCAGACGCTGGCCGGCTTCGAGCTGTGGTGGTCCGGGGCGGTCGACCTTCCGCCCGCCCACATCGAGACCCTCGCGCGGCTGACCCTCGCCGCCCACGACGGCCTCTTCATCCACGTCCAGACCGATGCGTACGCCGCGCTCGACCCGCTCCGGCAGCGGCTCGCCGACGGACTGGCCGAGGTCGCGGACCACCTTCGGAAGCAGGACCCCGCGGCCGTCCCGGAGGACGTGGACCTGCCGCCGGCGACCTTCGAGGGCAGGAGCAGCAGCCGCGAGAAGCTCGTCGCGGCCGCGCTGGAGGTCGCTGCGGAGAGCGGCTACGAGGGCGCCTCGATCAGCCGGATCTGCGCCGCGGCGAAGCTGCCGGCCTCCTCGGTCTACTGGCACTTCGCGAACAAGGACGACCTGTTCTCGGCCGCGGTGGACGACTCCTACCGCGCCTGGAGCAGCGCCCAGTCCTCGTGGCTGCCGCCGAGCGCCGACTGCGACTGGTCGACCGAGCTCCCCCGGATGCTGAAGCCGCTGGTGGCCAGCCTCCGCCGGCTGCCGCCGTTCCTGCGGATCGGCCTGATGCTGGTGCTTCCCAAACGCCCCGAGCCGCTGCCCGGTCGCGACCGTTTCCTCGCCGTACGCCTCCAGTCGCGCGCCGACTTCGCCGGCTGGTTCCGCGGAGCCCTCGGCGACGACGCGGCGGAGCATGCCGAGGAGATGGCCTCGCTAGTGCTCGTGATCGCAGACGGACTCCTCTTCGCCGAGGCGCTCGACAGCGCCGACATGCCACCGGCCACGACCTCGGACCTGCTGGCGCGACTGGTCACGGCAACGCCGATTCATGCACAGATGAGCCACTGAGCTACTACCGTAGACCCACAGAGGGTTTACGAGGCTAACGGTCGAAAACGCATCGAAATGGGTGCTGTGTCATCTATTTCCGCAGGTCAGGAATGAGATTTATCCAACATTTCCGCCACAACCTCCGGAACGATCGTTACAGTGACTGCTGTCACAGAGAGTCGGGGCCACCAGATCCCCCCATCGCGGTGTGTCTTCGACTCAGTAAAGGAGATCCCCCCATGAGCGTCTCTGCTATCCCCACCCTGGCTAGTCAGCACGACCATGAAGGCGCCCCGAGGACGACCTCCTCGGCGACCCCGTCTGCGACGAAGGCCCTCCAGATCCTGGAGGCATTTCTCGGAGCCGGCCCGAAGCTCGGTGTCAGCGAGATCGCACGCACCGCGGGCCTACCCAAGTCGACCGCCTTCCGCCTCCTGCGTCACCTCGAGCAGAGCGGATACGTGG from Nocardioides luteus includes:
- a CDS encoding TetR/AcrR family transcriptional regulator, with amino-acid sequence MVEKTLREHTHGSRQMILEAALRLAAERGYVGTTMALVRRATGLPPSSLYWHFPNKDQLLADALEHGYTRWHRAVPRWEETPRKGDLREGLLANLRRTTSDTRDANADWWRMGLMLALESGPTVGDGPRQRFLQIRTQTLAGFELWWSGAVDLPPAHIETLARLTLAAHDGLFIHVQTDAYAALDPLRQRLADGLAEVADHLRKQDPAAVPEDVDLPPATFEGRSSSREKLVAAALEVAAESGYEGASISRICAAAKLPASSVYWHFANKDDLFSAAVDDSYRAWSSAQSSWLPPSADCDWSTELPRMLKPLVASLRRLPPFLRIGLMLVLPKRPEPLPGRDRFLAVRLQSRADFAGWFRGALGDDAAEHAEEMASLVLVIADGLLFAEALDSADMPPATTSDLLARLVTATPIHAQMSH
- a CDS encoding ABC-F family ATP-binding cassette domain-containing protein; its protein translation is MANLLNLEHVSKAYGIRPLLDDVSLGINAGDRVGIVGRNGDGKTTLLQVMTGLEEPDSGRVSRQRGLLVGFLHQGDQLVDSHTVREAVLGGRSDHEWAGVPALREIVEQLLAGIDLDRAVMGLSGGERRRCALAELLLGEHDLIVLDEPTNHLDVEAVAWLASHLAARTSALVVVTHDRWFLDAVCQFTWEVHDGQVDAYEGGYAAFVLAKAERQRQAAASEVRRQNLVRKELAWLRRGAPARTSKPKFRIDAANQLIEDVPPPRDRFELQKFATQRLGKDVIDVEDVDLYRGERQLLSHATWRIGPGDRIGIVGVNGAGKTSMLSLLDGSLAPAAGKVRHGRTIALQHLTQQLDDLDPEARVLPTVESIRRVTKTTDGQELSATSMLERFGFTGDKLVTRIGDLSGGERRRFQLLRLLLTEPNVLLLDEPTNDLDIETLNVLEDFLDAWPGTLIVVSHDRYFLERVTDSIWALLGDGQISMLPRGVDEYLERRLPIPAEASAPQAEASLASAETSPAGAAKAKPGSAEERAAKKVIARIDKQLERIGEQQQKLELAMAEAVNDYARLAELSAELDQLAAEKDDLELEWLEAAEVLE